One genomic region from Labeo rohita strain BAU-BD-2019 chromosome 7, IGBB_LRoh.1.0, whole genome shotgun sequence encodes:
- the kcnj10a gene encoding ATP-sensitive inward rectifier potassium channel 10, translating to MTSATPPSSRSPSPQKVCHSQTQTDVLKPLLGGGGGASTGNGPAALRRRRRVLSKDGRSNVRIEHVSGRGTLYLRDLWTTFLDMQWRYKLFLFSATFAGTWFVFGVLWYLVALVHGDLLEFDPPSNHTPCVMQVQTLTGAFLFSLESQTTIGYGFRCITEECPLAIILLIVQLVITMVMEIFITGTFLAKVARPKKRGETVKFSQHAVVANHEGRPCLMIRVANMRKSLLLGCQVTGKLLQTSLTKEGETVRLDQRNVAFQVDTSSDSPFLILPLTFYHVIDDNSPLRAWAAKGGGWTDPELADFELLVIMSATVEPTSATCQVRTSYLPDEILWGYEFPPVVSLSPSGKYVADFAFFDKVAKTKTPPLFKQAPPPNTQSPQHQGNGGGEQGADMEKMRLEESYREERGRDRGRVRDQLSVRISNV from the exons ATGACCTCAGCCACGCCCCCTTCCTCACGTAGCCCCTCCCCACAGAAGGTCTGCCACTCCCAAACACAGACAGACGTTCTAAAGCCACTCCTAGGCGGGGGAGGCGGGGCTTCGACAGGAAACGGACCTGCGGCATTGAGACGCCGTCGACGGGTGCTATCTAAAGATGGGCGGAGCAACGTACGCATCGAACATGTCAGCGGCCGAGGGACGCTTTACCTGCGTGACCTGTGGACGACCTTTCTGGACATGCAGTGGCGCTATAAGCTTTTTCTCTTTTCCGCTACCTTTGCTGGCACCTGGTTCGTCTTCGGAGTGCTGTGGTACTTGGTGGCGCTTGTGCATGGAGATTTGCTAG AGTTTGACCCTCCGTCCAACCACACGCCGTGTGTGATGCAGGTCCAAACCCTGACTGGAGCATTCCTTTTCTCCCTGGAATCACAAACTACGATCGGTTATGGCTTTCGCTGCATCACTGAGGAATGCCCACTTGCTATAATCCTGCTTATTGTCCAGCTTGTCATCACCATGGTGATGGAGATCTTCATCACTGGAACCTTCCTTGCCAAG GTAGCACGACCGAAGAAACGTGGTGAGACGGTGAAGTTCAGTCAGCATGCTGTGGTCGCCAATCATGAGGGCCGACCTTGTCTTATGATCCGTGTCGCTAACATGCGTAAGAGCCTCCTTTTGGGCTGCCAG GTAACAGGTAAGCTTCTGCAGACGTCGCTGACTAAAGAGGGTGAGACGGTGCGTCTGGACCAGAGGAATGTAGCTTTCCAAGTGGACACGTCCAGTGACAGTCCTTTCCTCATCCTGCCCCTCACTTTCTACCACGTGATAGACGACAACAGCCCACTGCGGGCCTGGGCTGCCAAAG GTGGTGGGTGGACAGATCCGGAGCTGGCTGACTTTGAGCTGCTTGTAATCATGAGCGCTACCGTGGAGCCGACCTCGGCCACCTGCCAAGTGCGCACCTCCTACCTGCCAGACGAGATCCTGTGGGGCTACGAATTTCCTCCTGTcgtctccctctctccctccgGAAAGTATGTAGCTGATTTTGCCTTCTTCGACAAGGTTGCCAAGACCAAGACCCCACCCCTTTTTAAACAAGCCCCGCCTCCAAACACCCAGTCGCCGCAGCATCAAGGCAATGGCGGTGGAGAGCAAGGGGCGGATATGGAGAAGATGCGATTGGAGGAGAGTTACCGAGAGGAAAGGGGGCGGGACAGGGGGCGTGTCCGAGACCAGCTTAGCGTCCGCATTAGTAACGTCTAG